A region from the Sphingomonas brevis genome encodes:
- a CDS encoding DUF2793 domain-containing protein: MDNSARFALPLLSPGQAQKEIFHNESLHRVDMLLCPVVEGAEIAVPPAEPEAGTCYLVAPGAAGAWAGKDDMLAGFTDGGWRFIAPIEGVRLFDRSSGQMVVRRGGAWETGILRAQQLQIDGATVVRERQPAIADPSAGSVVDSQCRSAVSAILAMLRTHGLID; encoded by the coding sequence ATGGACAATAGTGCGCGATTCGCCCTTCCGCTGTTGAGCCCGGGCCAGGCGCAGAAGGAAATTTTTCACAACGAGAGCCTGCATCGGGTCGACATGCTCCTTTGTCCGGTTGTCGAAGGAGCGGAAATCGCCGTGCCGCCCGCCGAACCGGAGGCCGGCACTTGTTACCTGGTCGCGCCGGGAGCAGCCGGGGCCTGGGCGGGGAAGGACGATATGCTGGCCGGCTTCACCGATGGGGGTTGGCGATTCATCGCCCCAATCGAAGGAGTTAGGCTGTTCGACCGGAGCAGCGGACAGATGGTCGTGCGCCGCGGCGGTGCCTGGGAAACCGGCATCCTTCGCGCACAGCAGCTGCAAATCGACGGTGCCACGGTGGTTCGGGAGCGGCAGCCGGCAATCGCCGATCCATCGGCCGGCAGCGTCGTCGACAGTCAATGCCGGTCGGCGGTATCGGCCATATTGGCGATGCTGCGGACCCACGGATTGATCGATTAA
- a CDS encoding outer membrane protein — protein MRKLAILAALASTALATPAVARDKSWYAGVEGGVMLAEDPDLDVDFDDGEVSGSVDNGLHLDYKTGLDIDLVGGYDFGGFRLEAELGYKNAGIDEVTFGPGILDSDAVTIDTSGDVRVLSAMVNGLLDFGDDDNWSGYLGAGIGFASIKHDLDVDDIDDPSSTDSGLAWQIVAGVRKAITQNLDLGLKYRFFNTKAYDFGDLEQDGIEATGKFRSHSLLLSLIYNFYSPPPPPPPPPPPPPPPPPPATQTCPDGSVILATDACPPPPPPPPPPPPPPEPERG, from the coding sequence ATGCGGAAGCTGGCCATTTTGGCGGCGCTTGCTTCGACTGCGTTGGCGACCCCAGCTGTCGCTCGCGACAAGAGCTGGTATGCCGGCGTTGAAGGCGGCGTTATGCTTGCCGAAGACCCAGACCTCGACGTTGATTTTGACGACGGCGAAGTCAGCGGCTCGGTCGATAACGGTCTTCATCTCGACTATAAGACGGGTCTCGATATCGACCTCGTCGGCGGTTACGACTTCGGTGGTTTCCGTCTCGAAGCCGAGCTTGGTTACAAGAATGCAGGTATTGACGAAGTTACCTTCGGCCCCGGCATCCTTGATAGCGACGCAGTCACGATCGACACCAGCGGCGACGTTCGCGTCCTGTCGGCGATGGTCAATGGCTTGCTCGACTTTGGCGACGACGATAACTGGAGCGGCTATCTCGGTGCCGGTATCGGTTTCGCCAGCATCAAGCATGACCTTGATGTCGACGATATCGACGATCCGAGCAGCACCGACAGCGGCTTGGCCTGGCAGATCGTTGCGGGTGTCCGCAAGGCGATTACCCAGAACCTCGATCTTGGCCTGAAGTATCGCTTCTTCAACACCAAGGCCTATGACTTCGGCGATCTCGAACAGGACGGCATCGAAGCAACAGGCAAGTTCCGCTCGCACTCGCTGCTGCTGAGCTTGATCTACAACTTCTACTCGCCGCCTCCGCCGCCGCCGCCTCCGCCGCCGCCGCCTCCGCCGCCGCCTCCGCCGGCGACGCAGACCTGCCCGGACGGCTCGGTGATCCTGGCAACGGACGCGTGCCCACCGCCGCCTCCGCCGCCGCCGCCGCCGCCTCCTCCTCCGGAGCCGGAACGCGGTTAA
- a CDS encoding OmpA family protein, translating into MFKCVLAATLAIAWGGVAAAQQPAPLMLFFDWGKPDIRSDDLAVLDQAVATWRASPGSRLTLSGYTDRSGGAAHNLRASLERAKTVCRELEKRGVPSSAISMAGFGEERPLVPTEDGVREVQNRRVEIRVGS; encoded by the coding sequence ATGTTCAAATGCGTATTGGCCGCGACGCTGGCGATCGCCTGGGGCGGCGTTGCGGCCGCGCAACAGCCGGCACCGCTGATGTTGTTCTTCGACTGGGGCAAGCCCGACATCCGCAGCGACGACCTGGCCGTGCTCGACCAGGCCGTCGCCACATGGCGCGCCAGTCCCGGCTCCCGGCTCACGCTATCCGGATATACCGACCGGTCGGGCGGTGCCGCTCACAACCTCAGGGCATCGCTCGAGCGGGCGAAAACGGTCTGCCGGGAGCTGGAGAAACGCGGCGTGCCGTCCAGCGCGATCAGCATGGCCGGCTTTGGCGAAGAACGGCCGCTGGTGCCGACCGAGGACGGCGTGCGCGAAGTTCAGAACCGCCGGGTCGAAATCCGCGTCGGCAGTTAG
- a CDS encoding antibiotic biosynthesis monooxygenase, translating into MTAFNAVRFKVKPGRTQEFLDAHQSVDRDWPGLRHVNMIQTGDDSFCIIGEWDSMDAMAAARPFMIATLDTFRDTLDGDTDPVSGPVVLELK; encoded by the coding sequence ATGACCGCATTCAACGCCGTCCGCTTCAAGGTGAAGCCAGGCCGAACCCAGGAGTTCCTCGACGCTCACCAAAGCGTCGACCGCGACTGGCCGGGCCTTAGGCACGTCAACATGATCCAGACCGGCGACGACAGTTTCTGCATCATCGGCGAATGGGACAGCATGGACGCGATGGCCGCGGCGCGGCCGTTCATGATCGCGACGCTCGACACGTTCCGCGACACGCTGGACGGTGACACCGATCCTGTGTCGGGGCCCGTGGTGCTGGAGCTTAAATGA
- a CDS encoding superoxide dismutase family protein, with translation MIRLARLAALVVPLIIASEAQAKGWGPKSPIVRGDGTAIGTVRVRETPGGLAMKLEASGLPPGEIGMHIHAVGRCDGPDFASAGPHWNPAGKQHGRLNPAGEHLGDLGNLWVGADGSVRMDMLPDPAGSVPSPFDGDGAALVVHAQKDDEKTDPSGNSGARIACAVLKAGK, from the coding sequence ATGATACGCCTGGCTCGCCTGGCGGCCCTCGTCGTCCCGCTGATTATCGCGTCTGAGGCCCAGGCCAAGGGCTGGGGCCCCAAATCACCGATCGTCCGCGGCGATGGCACGGCGATCGGCACCGTCCGCGTTCGTGAGACGCCCGGCGGGCTGGCGATGAAGCTGGAGGCCAGCGGCTTGCCGCCCGGCGAGATCGGCATGCACATCCATGCCGTCGGCCGCTGCGACGGGCCCGATTTCGCCAGCGCCGGCCCGCACTGGAACCCGGCCGGCAAGCAGCATGGCCGATTGAACCCGGCGGGCGAGCATCTTGGCGACCTCGGCAATTTGTGGGTGGGCGCGGACGGCAGCGTCAGAATGGACATGCTGCCCGACCCGGCCGGCAGCGTGCCGAGCCCGTTCGACGGTGACGGAGCGGCGCTGGTCGTCCACGCCCAGAAGGACGACGAAAAGACCGACCCCAGCGGCAATAGCGGCGCCCGGATCGCCTGCGCGGTGCTCAAGGCCGGGAAATAG
- a CDS encoding FAD-dependent oxidoreductase, with protein MPGSGVRIAVIGAGVFGAWTAEHLRRGGHRVVLVDMAGPANSRASSGGESRLTRGAYGKDAIYTRMALDSLSEWKALSATAGLPIFIPNGVLFFFPAGEPYLADTLAVHEALGLPTEHMDATAMARRFPMIDFTGVAAGIFEPGFGSLMARRAVQTLVSNFAASGGEYRHEAAQAPRQVDGRLTALKLASGATLEADAFVFALGPWLPNIFPAILGGRIFATRQEIFTFAPPDGDDRFQPHTMPGWADFNAGDMYYGLPDLEGRGVKFAHDKHGAAVDPDTQSREPTSEALDEVIAFRDRRFPLLKGARVTSAEVCQYENSSNGDFLIDRHPTMSNVVLVGGGSGHGFKHGPEVGRLAAELALGSETKSEPRFSLATKGETQSREVH; from the coding sequence ATGCCGGGTAGCGGCGTTCGAATTGCGGTGATCGGCGCCGGCGTGTTCGGCGCCTGGACCGCCGAGCATCTTCGCCGGGGCGGCCATCGGGTGGTGCTGGTCGACATGGCGGGTCCGGCCAATAGCCGCGCCAGTTCGGGCGGGGAAAGCCGCCTCACCCGCGGTGCCTATGGCAAGGACGCCATCTACACGCGGATGGCGTTGGACAGCCTGTCGGAATGGAAAGCACTCAGCGCGACTGCCGGCCTGCCGATCTTCATTCCGAATGGCGTGCTGTTCTTCTTTCCGGCCGGCGAGCCTTACCTGGCGGATACCCTGGCCGTGCACGAGGCGCTCGGCCTTCCGACCGAGCATATGGATGCAACGGCCATGGCCAGGCGCTTCCCAATGATCGATTTCACCGGTGTCGCCGCCGGCATATTTGAGCCCGGGTTCGGCTCGCTGATGGCACGCCGCGCCGTGCAAACCCTCGTCAGCAATTTTGCGGCATCGGGGGGTGAGTACCGCCACGAAGCCGCGCAAGCACCCAGGCAAGTGGACGGTCGGCTTACAGCACTAAAGCTTGCCAGCGGAGCGACGCTGGAGGCGGACGCATTTGTCTTCGCGCTGGGGCCGTGGCTTCCCAACATATTCCCGGCCATCCTCGGCGGGCGCATCTTCGCCACGCGACAGGAGATTTTCACCTTTGCCCCGCCCGACGGTGACGATCGCTTCCAGCCTCACACCATGCCGGGCTGGGCTGATTTCAACGCCGGCGACATGTATTATGGCCTGCCGGACCTGGAAGGCCGCGGTGTCAAATTCGCCCACGACAAGCATGGCGCCGCGGTCGATCCCGACACCCAGTCGCGCGAGCCGACAAGCGAAGCGCTCGACGAGGTCATTGCCTTTCGTGACCGCCGCTTTCCGCTGCTCAAAGGCGCGCGCGTTACCAGTGCCGAGGTCTGCCAGTACGAGAATAGCTCGAACGGCGATTTCCTGATCGACCGCCATCCGACCATGTCCAACGTCGTGCTGGTCGGCGGCGGTTCCGGCCATGGCTTCAAGCATGGGCCGGAAGTCGGGCGTTTGGCCGCGGAGCTGGCGCTAGGCAGCGAAACTAAGTCCGAGCCGCGCTTCAGCCTTGCCACCAAGGGCGAAACGCAAAGCCGCGAAGTTCATTAG
- a CDS encoding GNAT family N-acetyltransferase has protein sequence MTILTHRLAIPDDLPALRALMTRAIERLQDDFLSPEQVRASHKVMGLDTQLVLDGTYFVVELDGRIVGSGGWSWRATLYGGDDSIVTREPVALDPATDAAKIRAMYTDPDFARRGIGSTVLRLCEEAARKAGFARAEMMATMAGEPLYRAFGYLPVEPVLSAPIDGVQVPLLRMEKAL, from the coding sequence ATGACGATACTTACCCATCGCCTGGCCATCCCCGATGACCTTCCTGCGTTGCGTGCGCTGATGACGCGCGCGATCGAGCGGTTGCAGGACGATTTCCTCAGCCCCGAGCAGGTCCGTGCGAGCCACAAGGTGATGGGCCTCGATACGCAGCTGGTTCTCGACGGTACCTATTTCGTGGTCGAGCTGGACGGGCGGATCGTCGGCAGTGGGGGCTGGAGCTGGCGGGCGACGCTCTATGGCGGAGACGACAGCATCGTCACCCGTGAGCCGGTGGCGCTCGACCCCGCAACCGATGCAGCCAAGATTCGCGCCATGTATACCGACCCCGACTTCGCCCGGCGGGGGATCGGCAGCACCGTCCTTCGGCTATGCGAGGAGGCGGCGCGGAAGGCCGGCTTCGCGCGAGCCGAGATGATGGCCACCATGGCGGGGGAGCCGCTTTACCGCGCCTTTGGCTACCTTCCGGTCGAGCCCGTGCTGTCAGCCCCGATCGACGGCGTCCAGGTGCCCCTGCTGCGCATGGAAAAGGCGCTTTAG
- a CDS encoding TonB-dependent receptor plug domain-containing protein produces MIFRSYAARSLMIGAATLALATPAWAQDTAPAQPAAAQPAPDEGREIVVTGTRRLDRSITDSASPVDVVSSQDLQAAPTANMLDTLKNIVPSFFVGQNTISDASTFVRPPSLRGLPPDEVLVMLNGKRFNRSALVQVFSGGESGLAFGSHGSDISSIPSIAIKNLQILREGATAQYGSDAIAGVLNYGLRDDAGYELIGRYGQFYEGDGEGKQIAGNLGVKLGEGGFINLSGEWFDDNQTSRGETRPTAVVFAEENPDLADQLPHFPLPAQIWGQSPTHGYKFMLNTGYEASEKATIYLFGNLAHTEADQSFNFRSSLVGVHDIGDRDNGINIAPATGIGREFFQHPYYQTPCPAANPTCPAGAFVLDGNTFNLSSIYPGGFTPRFVGVTDQIFGAVGVRGSFDSGFRYDISGSLARNKLDLSMYNSISPSFGPESQTEFQFGKQIQKEANLNLDVAYEMQAGLASPITFSAGAELRKETYKTTPGDEQSFGVGPWANQAIYRQIAPGVFTPVLRTDPECVTVGTVMGDPVNCVYIEAPAASGYGGTSPTFAGSNSEESWGIYGGAEADVTEQLTLGAAVRHEHYESSGGTTVFKINGKYDFSDAFAVRATVGTGFHAPSPGQNNAQVLTTNFISGVSVQTGTFPVTSEIAQFYGATSLGPAKATNYGLGFVVTPMSNLTLTLDLYRIKVRDRIFISAPFAVTQADIDILPALASVGVGGVVQYFTNSFDTRTSGVDFVGTYRTDLFDGNLDLTLAYNYNKTKVTDFVVGQITQAQITDAERLAPHHRANLQASWRQGPFAINAAEHFYGSWRSEVDYPGQKFGSKFTTDIEASYTFMEHFTVSVGANNLFDQYPDKIAASTANPIFLLTDSLGDGQVYPRNGGPFGINGGFWYTRLRIKY; encoded by the coding sequence ATGATTTTTCGTAGCTACGCCGCGCGCAGCCTCATGATCGGTGCCGCAACCTTGGCGCTCGCAACGCCCGCATGGGCCCAGGACACTGCGCCAGCGCAGCCAGCGGCCGCGCAACCCGCGCCGGACGAAGGCCGTGAGATCGTTGTCACCGGCACCCGCCGTCTCGATCGCAGCATCACGGACTCGGCCTCGCCGGTCGATGTCGTTTCGTCTCAGGACCTGCAGGCGGCTCCGACCGCCAACATGCTCGATACGCTGAAGAACATCGTGCCGTCCTTCTTCGTCGGCCAGAACACGATTTCCGACGCATCGACCTTCGTCCGCCCGCCTTCGCTGCGCGGCCTTCCGCCTGACGAAGTGCTGGTCATGCTCAACGGCAAGCGGTTCAACCGCTCGGCCCTCGTCCAGGTGTTCAGCGGCGGCGAAAGCGGCCTGGCCTTCGGCTCGCATGGCTCGGACATTTCGTCGATCCCGTCGATCGCCATCAAGAACCTCCAGATCCTGCGTGAAGGCGCGACCGCGCAATATGGTTCGGACGCCATCGCCGGCGTGCTCAACTACGGGCTGCGCGACGACGCCGGATATGAGCTGATCGGGCGCTACGGCCAATTTTACGAGGGCGATGGCGAAGGCAAGCAGATCGCCGGCAATCTCGGCGTAAAGCTTGGCGAAGGCGGCTTCATAAACCTGTCCGGCGAATGGTTTGACGACAACCAGACCAGCCGCGGCGAAACCCGGCCGACGGCGGTTGTCTTCGCCGAAGAGAATCCGGATTTGGCGGACCAGCTTCCCCATTTCCCGCTGCCCGCGCAGATCTGGGGCCAGTCGCCGACGCACGGCTACAAGTTCATGCTCAATACGGGCTATGAAGCGTCTGAAAAGGCCACGATCTACCTCTTCGGCAACCTGGCTCACACAGAGGCGGACCAGAGCTTCAACTTCCGCTCGTCGCTTGTCGGAGTTCATGACATTGGTGACCGTGACAATGGCATCAATATCGCCCCTGCAACGGGGATCGGCCGCGAATTCTTCCAGCATCCCTATTACCAAACGCCCTGCCCGGCGGCCAATCCGACCTGCCCGGCTGGCGCTTTCGTGCTCGATGGCAATACCTTCAACCTGAGCAGCATCTATCCGGGCGGCTTCACGCCGCGCTTTGTCGGCGTCACCGACCAGATCTTTGGCGCGGTCGGCGTAAGGGGCTCGTTTGACTCGGGCTTCCGCTATGACATCTCCGGCTCTCTGGCCCGGAACAAGCTCGACCTGTCGATGTATAATTCGATCAGCCCGTCGTTCGGGCCTGAATCGCAGACCGAGTTCCAGTTCGGCAAGCAGATCCAGAAGGAAGCGAACCTCAACCTCGACGTTGCCTACGAAATGCAGGCCGGCCTCGCCAGCCCGATTACTTTCTCGGCCGGCGCCGAACTCCGCAAGGAAACCTACAAGACCACGCCTGGCGACGAACAGTCGTTCGGTGTCGGTCCGTGGGCCAACCAGGCGATCTACAGGCAGATTGCTCCTGGCGTCTTTACGCCGGTACTGCGGACCGATCCGGAATGCGTGACCGTCGGAACGGTCATGGGCGACCCGGTCAATTGCGTATACATCGAGGCTCCTGCGGCTAGCGGCTACGGCGGAACCAGTCCGACCTTCGCCGGCAGCAACAGCGAAGAAAGCTGGGGCATCTACGGCGGCGCCGAAGCAGACGTCACCGAGCAGCTGACCCTGGGTGCGGCGGTCCGCCATGAACATTACGAAAGTTCCGGCGGCACCACCGTGTTCAAGATCAACGGCAAGTACGACTTCAGCGATGCCTTCGCTGTCCGCGCGACGGTTGGCACGGGCTTCCACGCTCCGTCGCCAGGACAGAATAATGCGCAGGTGCTGACCACCAACTTTATTTCTGGTGTGTCGGTACAGACGGGCACCTTCCCGGTTACCAGCGAGATTGCCCAATTCTATGGGGCAACTTCGCTCGGGCCGGCCAAGGCAACCAACTATGGCCTGGGGTTTGTTGTCACACCGATGAGCAACCTGACGCTGACGCTGGACCTGTACCGGATCAAGGTGCGCGACCGCATCTTCATCTCGGCCCCGTTCGCGGTGACCCAGGCTGACATCGACATCTTGCCAGCGCTTGCCTCGGTCGGCGTCGGCGGCGTGGTGCAATATTTCACCAACTCGTTCGACACGCGCACCTCGGGCGTCGATTTCGTCGGCACCTATCGGACCGACCTGTTCGACGGTAACCTCGATCTGACGCTGGCCTATAACTATAACAAGACCAAGGTCACCGACTTCGTTGTGGGCCAGATCACGCAGGCCCAGATCACCGACGCCGAGCGTCTGGCACCACACCACCGTGCGAATCTCCAGGCAAGCTGGAGGCAGGGACCGTTCGCGATCAATGCGGCCGAGCATTTCTACGGCAGCTGGCGGTCCGAGGTGGATTATCCGGGCCAGAAGTTCGGGTCGAAGTTCACCACCGACATTGAGGCAAGCTACACCTTCATGGAGCACTTCACCGTGTCGGTCGGCGCCAACAACCTGTTCGATCAGTATCCGGACAAGATCGCGGCCTCGACGGCCAACCCGATCTTCCTGCTGACCGACAGCCTTGGCGACGGTCAGGTCTATCCCCGCAACGGCGGTCCCTTCGGGATCAACGGCGGCTTCTGGTACACCCGGCTTCGGATCAAATATTGA
- a CDS encoding vgr related protein, with protein MTGARPLTHGEIELARSMFGDAIDYGRVRLVRRKWWPFQPKGIVMAPTGNIHFHPDSPMWSEDFSTERLSLQGLFIHEMTHVWQAQTRGKFYLPLMRHPFCRYGYRMIEGRPFDRYGLEQQAEMVRHCFLAACGTAAGPLTDRSFLPFNRTVTVSQQS; from the coding sequence ATGACAGGCGCCCGCCCCCTCACGCATGGAGAGATCGAGCTCGCACGATCGATGTTCGGTGACGCCATCGACTATGGCCGGGTCCGCCTGGTCAGGCGCAAGTGGTGGCCGTTCCAGCCCAAGGGGATCGTCATGGCCCCGACCGGTAATATCCACTTCCATCCCGATAGTCCGATGTGGTCCGAAGACTTCTCGACCGAACGGCTGTCGCTGCAGGGCCTGTTCATTCACGAAATGACCCACGTCTGGCAGGCCCAGACGCGCGGAAAATTCTACCTGCCGCTGATGAGGCACCCGTTCTGCCGCTATGGCTACCGAATGATCGAGGGGCGGCCGTTCGACCGGTACGGCCTGGAACAGCAGGCCGAAATGGTCCGCCATTGCTTCCTCGCCGCATGCGGCACGGCGGCCGGGCCATTAACGGATCGCAGTTTCCTGCCGTTCAATCGAACTGTTACTGTTTCGCAACAGTCCTGA
- a CDS encoding acyl carrier protein yields the protein MSETADRVKKIVVEHLGVEAEKVTEEASFIDDLGADSLDIVELVMAFEEEFGVEIPDDAAEKIATVKDAIDYIDQNKG from the coding sequence ATGAGCGAGACCGCTGACCGGGTGAAGAAGATCGTCGTCGAGCATCTCGGCGTCGAAGCCGAGAAGGTCACCGAGGAAGCGAGCTTCATCGACGATCTGGGCGCCGACAGCCTCGACATCGTTGAGCTGGTGATGGCCTTCGAAGAAGAATTTGGCGTCGAAATCCCGGACGATGCGGCCGAGAAGATCGCCACCGTCAAGGATGCGATCGACTATATTGACCAGAACAAGGGCTGA
- the fabF gene encoding beta-ketoacyl-ACP synthase II → MRRVVVTGLGLVTPLGGDVETTWANILAAKSGAGRITRFDSSDQKCHVACEVKPADHAYGFDPNKRVDHKVQRQVDPFIVYGIDAAGQAIEDAGLTEMDEATRFRAGCSIGSGIGGLPGIESESLVLAEKGPGRVSPHFVHGRLINLISGQVSIKYGLMGPNHAVVTACSTGAHSIGDAARMIKDDDADIMLAGGAEATICPIGIAGFAQARALSTNFNDQPEKASRPYDKDRDGFVMGEGAGVVVLEEYEHAKARGAKIYAEVVGYGLSGDAYHVTAPHPEGSGAYRSMEMALKKAGMTSADIDYINAHGTSTPMGDELELGAVRRLFGNQIANVSMSSTKSAIGHLLGGAGAVETIFCILALRDQIVPPTLNLDNPSEGTAGVDLVPHKAKKREVRAALNNSFGFGGTNASLIVKAVN, encoded by the coding sequence ATGCGCCGTGTCGTGGTGACGGGTCTGGGTCTGGTGACGCCGCTGGGTGGCGACGTCGAGACCACATGGGCAAACATCCTGGCAGCAAAGTCTGGCGCGGGGCGGATCACCCGGTTCGATTCCAGCGACCAGAAATGCCACGTCGCCTGCGAAGTGAAGCCGGCCGATCATGCTTATGGCTTCGACCCCAACAAGCGCGTCGATCACAAGGTGCAGCGCCAGGTCGACCCGTTTATCGTCTACGGCATCGATGCCGCCGGTCAGGCGATCGAGGACGCCGGCCTAACCGAGATGGACGAGGCGACGCGGTTTCGCGCCGGCTGCTCGATCGGGTCCGGCATCGGCGGCCTTCCCGGCATCGAGAGCGAATCGCTGGTGCTTGCGGAAAAGGGGCCGGGCCGCGTCAGCCCGCACTTCGTGCATGGCCGCCTGATCAACCTCATTTCCGGCCAGGTATCGATCAAATATGGCTTGATGGGTCCAAACCACGCGGTGGTCACCGCCTGCTCGACCGGCGCCCATTCGATCGGCGACGCTGCACGGATGATCAAGGACGACGACGCCGACATCATGCTGGCCGGTGGCGCCGAGGCTACCATCTGCCCGATCGGAATTGCCGGCTTCGCCCAGGCGCGCGCACTGTCGACGAATTTCAACGACCAGCCGGAGAAGGCGTCGCGTCCCTACGACAAGGACCGCGATGGCTTCGTCATGGGCGAGGGCGCCGGGGTGGTGGTGCTCGAGGAATATGAGCATGCCAAGGCGCGGGGTGCGAAAATCTACGCCGAGGTGGTCGGCTATGGCCTGTCGGGCGACGCCTATCACGTCACAGCGCCGCACCCGGAAGGCTCGGGCGCTTACCGTTCGATGGAGATGGCGCTGAAGAAGGCGGGCATGACCTCGGCCGACATCGACTACATCAATGCCCATGGCACTTCGACCCCGATGGGCGACGAGCTTGAGCTGGGGGCGGTCCGCCGCCTGTTCGGCAACCAGATCGCCAACGTCTCGATGAGCTCGACCAAGTCGGCGATAGGCCACTTGCTGGGCGGCGCGGGCGCGGTCGAGACGATCTTCTGCATTCTCGCTCTCCGCGACCAGATCGTACCGCCAACGCTCAATCTCGATAACCCGAGCGAGGGTACTGCGGGCGTCGACCTGGTTCCGCACAAGGCGAAAAAGCGCGAAGTCCGCGCCGCGCTCAACAACAGCTTCGGCTTTGGCGGCACTAACGCCTCGCTGATCGTGAAGGCCGTAAACTGA
- the mltG gene encoding endolytic transglycosylase MltG, translating into MIRRLIIGLAVGIGIPFAVLLFKWYGAGPSEQAARFAVEEGSSVSGVGAQLENAGLIQSTTWFKVGARIIGSRDPVQAGEFEIPAGASAAQVLDILQHGRPVIRLITIPEGMPSILVQEKLAAIPELTGPAPLPAEGSVLPNSYDWQAGEPRAVVLKRMTDAMIKELARLWADRKGNCPVYSEQDAVILASIVEKETGKPSERRTVAGVYCNRLRIGMKLDADPTVIYPITKGKPLGRRIKRTELNAITGYNTYREAGLPKGPIANPGKDSIAAVLSPAPTKALYFVADGTGGHVFADTLAEHNANVAKWYAIRRARGEM; encoded by the coding sequence GTGATCAGGCGGCTGATCATTGGGTTGGCGGTTGGCATCGGCATCCCGTTCGCCGTGCTGCTGTTCAAATGGTACGGCGCCGGCCCTTCGGAGCAAGCGGCGCGCTTTGCAGTCGAAGAGGGATCGAGCGTGTCGGGCGTCGGCGCGCAACTTGAAAATGCAGGGCTGATCCAATCGACCACTTGGTTCAAGGTTGGCGCGCGGATCATTGGGAGCCGTGATCCGGTCCAGGCAGGCGAGTTTGAGATCCCAGCCGGAGCAAGTGCCGCCCAGGTCCTCGACATCCTGCAGCACGGCCGGCCGGTAATCAGGCTGATCACCATTCCCGAAGGCATGCCGTCGATCCTGGTGCAGGAAAAGCTGGCCGCCATCCCCGAGCTGACCGGTCCGGCGCCACTGCCGGCCGAAGGCTCGGTGCTTCCCAACAGCTATGACTGGCAGGCCGGCGAACCGCGTGCGGTCGTGCTGAAGCGGATGACCGACGCAATGATCAAGGAACTGGCAAGGCTGTGGGCCGATCGCAAAGGCAATTGCCCAGTCTATTCCGAGCAGGATGCGGTCATCCTCGCCTCAATCGTCGAGAAGGAAACCGGGAAGCCGTCGGAACGGCGGACAGTGGCTGGCGTTTACTGCAACCGCCTGCGCATCGGCATGAAGCTGGATGCCGACCCGACCGTCATCTACCCGATCACCAAGGGCAAGCCGCTCGGCCGGCGGATCAAGCGGACGGAGTTGAACGCGATTACCGGCTATAACACCTACCGGGAAGCGGGCCTGCCCAAGGGACCGATCGCAAATCCGGGGAAAGACAGCATAGCGGCAGTGCTTAGCCCGGCCCCGACCAAGGCGCTCTATTTCGTCGCGGACGGCACCGGCGGCCATGTGTTCGCCGATACGCTGGCCGAGCATAATGCCAATGTCGCCAAATGGTATGCGATCCGCCGCGCGCGTGGAGAGATGTGA
- a CDS encoding MarR family transcriptional regulator, which translates to MRALIEYVRSGEPDLTNRQMALLMLVYLTPGPHTVRGLARCLGVSKPVVTRALNTLGGLGYLRRERDQDDRRNVFVVRTNDGANFLEGFKRYVAGGDEAQRAQFEERRKEPAFATR; encoded by the coding sequence ATGCGCGCGTTGATCGAATATGTGCGATCAGGGGAACCCGATCTCACCAACCGCCAAATGGCCCTGTTGATGCTGGTGTATCTGACCCCAGGCCCGCACACCGTGCGCGGGCTGGCCCGATGCCTCGGCGTTTCCAAGCCCGTCGTCACGCGCGCCTTGAATACCTTGGGCGGGCTCGGCTATCTCCGCCGCGAGCGAGATCAGGACGATCGCCGTAACGTTTTTGTCGTCCGCACCAATGACGGGGCCAATTTTCTTGAAGGGTTCAAAAGATACGTCGCGGGGGGCGACGAAGCACAACGCGCCCAGTTCGAAGAGCGCCGGAAAGAGCCCGCCTTCGCCACCCGTTGA